In Flavivirga abyssicola, the following are encoded in one genomic region:
- a CDS encoding pyridoxal phosphate-dependent aminotransferase has protein sequence MPTISKKGQKMPASPIRKLVPYAEEAVKKGKSIYYLNIGQPDIKTPKIALQAVRESNLDVLAYSRSEGSEIYRQKISTYYSKHHINVTHDDIVVTTGGSEALLFAFGSIMDIDDEIIIPEPFYANYNGFSTASGVKVVPVISKIENNFALPPIEEFEKLITPKTKAILICNPGNPTGYLYSKEEIQKLAAIVKKHDLFLIADEVYREFTYDGNTHYSVMQETGLEDHAIMIDSVSKRYSMCGARVGCLVSKNKTLIQTVLKFAQARLSPPTLAQIASEAALETPQSYFNDVIEEYVERRNTLITELQKIEGVKVAKPKGAFYCIAELPVKNSDDFAQWLLEHFDVNGETIMVAPAGGFYSTPGVGLNQIRIAYVLKEESLIKAVNILKEALKAYND, from the coding sequence ATGCCAACAATATCGAAAAAAGGGCAAAAAATGCCTGCATCACCAATACGCAAGTTAGTTCCTTATGCTGAAGAAGCTGTAAAAAAAGGAAAAAGTATTTACTATTTAAATATTGGGCAACCAGACATTAAAACACCTAAAATTGCTCTGCAAGCTGTAAGAGAGAGCAATTTAGATGTATTAGCTTATTCAAGATCGGAAGGATCTGAAATATATAGACAAAAAATTTCGACATATTATTCTAAACACCATATTAACGTTACTCACGATGATATTGTAGTAACAACCGGAGGTAGTGAGGCACTTCTCTTTGCTTTTGGAAGTATTATGGATATTGATGATGAAATTATTATCCCTGAGCCATTTTATGCTAATTACAACGGATTCTCGACAGCATCTGGAGTAAAAGTAGTACCAGTAATTTCTAAGATTGAAAATAATTTTGCCTTACCTCCAATTGAAGAATTTGAGAAGTTAATTACACCTAAAACCAAGGCCATTTTAATTTGTAATCCCGGAAACCCAACAGGTTATTTATACTCTAAAGAAGAAATACAAAAATTAGCAGCTATAGTTAAAAAACATGATTTGTTTTTAATTGCTGATGAAGTTTACCGAGAATTCACATATGATGGCAATACACACTATTCCGTCATGCAAGAAACAGGACTCGAAGATCATGCTATTATGATTGATTCCGTTTCAAAACGATATAGCATGTGTGGTGCTAGGGTTGGATGCTTAGTATCAAAGAACAAGACCCTCATACAAACTGTTTTAAAATTTGCTCAAGCACGTTTAAGTCCTCCAACATTAGCGCAAATTGCTAGTGAAGCAGCGCTTGAAACCCCTCAAAGTTACTTTAATGATGTTATTGAAGAATATGTAGAAAGAAGAAACACTTTAATTACTGAATTACAAAAAATAGAGGGTGTTAAAGTAGCAAAACCCAAAGGCGCATTTTACTGTATTGCCGAACTTCCTGTGAAAAACTCTGATGATTTTGCTCAGTGGCTTTTAGAGCATTTTGATGTTAATGGTGAAACTATAATGGTTGCCCCTGCTGGTGGTTTTTACTCAACACCTGGAGTTGGTCTAAACCAAATACGAATTGCCTACGTGCTAAAAGAGGAAAGCTTAATAAAAGCAGTTAACATTTTAAAAGAGGCTTTAAAGGCTTATAACGATTAG
- a CDS encoding PDZ domain-containing protein — MNGVKLSFLLDTGVSKPIIFNFLNVSDTLKIKDTETIFLRGLGKGESVEALRSKNNIFKVGEAIKLKQDLYAVFDSNLNFAPRLGFPVHGIVGFDLFKDLVVEINYSKKIIKLTKPEAYTYKKCKNCERLNLEFYNNKPYINAEVVMNRKMIPVKLLIDSGGSDALWLFEDDSLGIKSSNKYFYDFLGHGLSGSVYGKRSKVRNFSLKSFMLDKVNVSFPDSTYISHARKHKNRNGSLSGNILKRFNVIFDYQRAIVTLTKNRYFNEKFRYNKSGIELAHEGFRLVREQDNETPKEDKQYGSAQSGIKVIIDTKYKLSLKPAYTIVELRKDSPAEKAGLLIGDVVLSINNKDTHRLKLQELIHMFYEDSGKRIKLKIERNGSVLTFNFKLEDLFK; from the coding sequence GTGAATGGTGTTAAATTATCTTTTTTATTAGATACGGGAGTAAGTAAACCGATTATTTTCAATTTCCTAAATGTTTCTGATACTTTAAAAATAAAAGATACCGAGACTATATTTTTAAGAGGTTTAGGTAAAGGAGAATCTGTAGAAGCATTAAGATCTAAGAATAATATTTTTAAAGTAGGAGAAGCTATTAAGCTAAAGCAGGATTTATATGCCGTTTTTGATTCTAATCTCAATTTTGCTCCCAGATTAGGTTTTCCGGTTCATGGTATAGTTGGTTTTGATTTATTTAAGGATTTAGTAGTTGAAATAAACTATTCTAAAAAGATTATAAAACTAACAAAGCCGGAAGCGTATACGTATAAAAAATGTAAAAACTGTGAAAGGCTAAATTTGGAGTTTTATAATAACAAGCCTTATATAAATGCAGAAGTAGTAATGAATAGGAAAATGATTCCTGTTAAGCTATTGATAGATTCTGGAGGCAGTGATGCTTTGTGGTTGTTTGAAGATGATTCTTTGGGAATAAAATCTAGTAATAAATATTTTTATGATTTTCTTGGTCATGGCTTGAGTGGCAGTGTTTATGGTAAACGTTCAAAAGTTAGAAATTTTTCTTTAAAAAGCTTTATGCTTGATAAGGTTAATGTTTCATTTCCGGATTCAACGTATATATCACATGCAAGAAAACATAAAAACAGAAATGGAAGTTTGTCAGGCAATATTTTAAAACGTTTTAATGTTATTTTTGATTATCAAAGAGCTATAGTCACATTAACAAAGAACCGTTATTTTAATGAGAAGTTTAGGTATAATAAAAGTGGTATTGAGTTGGCTCACGAGGGTTTTAGATTAGTAAGGGAGCAAGATAATGAAACCCCAAAAGAAGATAAGCAGTACGGGAGTGCCCAAAGCGGTATAAAAGTTATAATAGATACTAAATACAAATTATCATTAAAGCCAGCTTATACTATAGTGGAATTAAGAAAAGATTCTCCAGCAGAAAAAGCTGGGCTGCTTATAGGAGATGTCGTTTTGAGTATAAATAACAAGGATACCCATCGATTAAAGCTTCAAGAGCTAATTCACATGTTTTATGAAGATTCAGGGAAACGTATTAAACTTAAAATTGAAAGAAATGGTAGCGTTTTAACTTTCAATTTTAAATTAGAAGACCTTTTTAAATAA